The Enterobacter asburiae genome window below encodes:
- the mug gene encoding G/U mismatch-specific DNA glycosylase — translation MINDILAPGLRVVFCGINPGKSSAHTGFHFAHPGNRFWKVIYQAGFTDRLLKPEEEQHLLDTRCGITMLVERPTVQASEVNLHELRSGGRELIKKIEDYQPAALAILGKQAYEQAFSQRGTQWGKQSIMIGVTQVWVLPNPSGLNRATLDKLVEAYRELDEALMVRGL, via the coding sequence ATGATCAACGATATTCTGGCCCCTGGCCTGCGGGTGGTGTTCTGCGGAATCAACCCGGGTAAGTCCTCGGCGCACACCGGTTTTCACTTTGCCCATCCGGGTAATCGCTTCTGGAAGGTGATCTACCAGGCCGGGTTTACCGACAGGCTACTCAAGCCCGAAGAGGAACAGCATCTGCTGGACACGCGCTGCGGGATCACCATGCTGGTCGAGCGGCCTACGGTACAGGCGAGCGAGGTCAACCTGCATGAACTGCGCAGCGGCGGACGGGAGCTGATCAAGAAGATAGAGGATTATCAGCCGGCCGCGCTGGCGATCCTCGGCAAGCAGGCCTACGAGCAGGCATTTAGCCAGCGTGGAACGCAGTGGGGCAAGCAGAGCATCATGATTGGCGTTACGCAGGTGTGGGTGCTGCCGAACCCGAGCGGGCTCAACAGGGCGACGCTGGATAAGCTGGTTGAGGCGTATCGGGAGCTGGATGAGGCGCTTATGGTGCGGGGGCTGTAA
- the rpoD gene encoding RNA polymerase sigma factor RpoD has product MEQNPQSQLKLLVQRGKEQGYLTYAEVNDHLPEDIVDSDQIEDIIQMINDMGIQVMEEAPDADDLLLAETSNNTDEDAEEAAAQVLSSVESEIGRTTDPVRMYMREMGTVELLTREGEIDIAKRIEDGINQVQCSVAEYPEAITYLLEQYDRVEAEEARLSDLITGFVDPNAEEDMAPTATHVGSELSQEEMDDDEDEDEEESDDDTADDDNSIDPELAREKFAELRTQYEVTRDTIKAKGRSHAAAQEEILKLSEVFKQFRLVPKQFDYLVNSMRVMMDRVRTQERIIMKLCVEQCKMPKKNFITLFTGNETSETWFNAAIAMNKPWSEKLHDVKDDVHRGLQKLHQIEEETGLTIEQVKDINRRMSIGEAKARRAKKEMVEANLRLVISIAKKYTNRGLQFLDLIQEGNIGLMKAVDKFEYRRGYKFSTYATWWIRQAITRSIADQARTIRIPVHMIETINKLNRISRQMLQEMGREPTPEELAERMLMPEDKIRKVLKIAKEPISMETPIGDDEDSHLGDFIEDTTLELPLDSATTESLRAATHDVLAGLTAREAKVLRMRFGIDMNTDHTLEEVGKQFDVTRERIRQIEAKALRKLRHPSRSEVLRSFLDD; this is encoded by the coding sequence ATGGAGCAAAACCCGCAGTCACAGCTGAAACTTCTTGTCCAACGTGGTAAGGAGCAAGGCTATCTGACCTATGCCGAGGTCAATGACCATCTGCCGGAAGATATCGTCGATTCAGATCAAATCGAAGATATCATCCAAATGATCAATGACATGGGCATTCAGGTGATGGAAGAAGCACCGGATGCCGATGATCTGTTGCTGGCTGAAACCTCCAACAACACTGACGAAGATGCGGAAGAAGCTGCTGCACAGGTACTGTCCAGCGTGGAATCTGAAATCGGGCGTACCACTGACCCGGTCCGCATGTACATGCGCGAAATGGGTACCGTTGAACTGTTGACCCGCGAAGGCGAAATTGACATCGCAAAACGCATCGAAGACGGGATCAACCAGGTTCAGTGCTCTGTCGCCGAGTACCCGGAAGCGATCACCTATCTGCTGGAGCAGTACGATCGCGTTGAAGCGGAAGAAGCGCGCCTGTCTGACCTGATCACCGGTTTTGTCGACCCGAACGCCGAAGAAGATATGGCGCCTACCGCCACTCACGTCGGTTCTGAACTGTCTCAGGAAGAGATGGATGATGACGAAGACGAAGATGAGGAAGAGAGCGACGACGACACCGCGGACGATGACAACAGCATCGACCCGGAGCTGGCGCGTGAGAAGTTTGCCGAGCTGCGTACCCAGTACGAAGTGACGCGTGACACCATCAAAGCGAAAGGCCGCAGCCATGCAGCCGCACAGGAAGAGATCCTGAAGCTGTCTGAAGTATTCAAACAGTTCCGCCTGGTGCCAAAACAGTTCGACTACCTGGTGAACAGCATGCGCGTGATGATGGATCGCGTACGTACCCAGGAACGCATCATCATGAAGCTGTGCGTTGAGCAGTGCAAAATGCCGAAGAAGAACTTCATCACCCTCTTCACCGGCAACGAAACCAGCGAGACCTGGTTCAACGCGGCTATCGCGATGAACAAGCCGTGGTCTGAAAAACTGCACGACGTGAAGGACGATGTGCATCGCGGCCTGCAGAAACTGCATCAGATTGAAGAAGAGACCGGCCTGACCATCGAGCAGGTTAAAGACATCAACCGTCGTATGTCCATCGGTGAAGCGAAAGCCCGCCGTGCGAAGAAAGAGATGGTTGAAGCGAACTTGCGTCTGGTTATCTCTATCGCCAAGAAATACACCAACCGTGGTCTGCAGTTCCTGGATCTGATTCAGGAAGGCAACATTGGTCTGATGAAAGCGGTAGATAAGTTTGAATACCGTCGTGGTTACAAGTTCTCCACCTACGCAACCTGGTGGATCCGTCAGGCTATCACCCGCTCTATCGCGGATCAGGCGCGCACCATCCGTATTCCGGTGCATATGATTGAGACCATCAACAAGCTCAACCGTATCTCCCGCCAGATGCTGCAGGAGATGGGCCGCGAGCCGACGCCGGAAGAGCTGGCCGAGCGCATGCTGATGCCAGAAGACAAGATCCGTAAAGTGCTGAAGATCGCCAAAGAGCCAATCTCCATGGAAACACCAATCGGTGATGATGAAGATTCGCATCTGGGTGATTTCATCGAGGATACCACCCTCGAGCTGCCGCTGGACTCTGCCACCACCGAGAGCCTGCGCGCTGCGACGCACGACGTTCTGGCTGGCCTGACCGCCCGTGAAGCAAAAGTCCTGCGCATGCGTTTCGGTATTGATATGAACACCGACCACACGCTGGAAGAAGTGGGTAAACAGTTCGACGTTACCCGCGAACGTATCCGTCAGATCGAAGCGAAGGCGCTGCGCAAGCTGCGTCATCCAAGCCGCTCTGAAGTGCTGCGTAGCTTCCTGGACGATTAA
- the dnaG gene encoding DNA primase produces the protein MAGRIPRVFINDLLARTDIVDLIDARVKLKKQGKNYHACCPFHNEKTPSFTVNGEKQFYHCFGCGAHGNAVDFLMNYDKLEFVETVEELAAMHNLEVPYEAGSGPSQIERHQRQTLYQLMDGLNSFYQQSLKQSAAEPARQYLNKRGLSDDVIARFAIGYAPPGWDNVLKRFGGNSEDRKSLIDAGMLVTNDQGRSYDRFRERVMFPIRDKRGRVIGFGGRVLGDALPKYLNSPETDIFHKGRQLYGLYEAQQNNAEPPRLLVVEGYMDVVALAQYDINYAVASLGTSTTADHIQLLFRVTNNVICCYDGDRAGRDAAWRALETALPYMTDGRQLRFMFLPDGEDPDTLVRKEGKAAFEARMEQAQPLSTFLFNSLMPQVDLSTPDGRAQLSTLALPLISQVPGETLRIYLRQELGNKLGILDDSQLERLMPKQAENGAVRPAPQLKRTTMRILIGLLVQNPELAPQVPSLAGLNHEKLPGLGLFSELVNTCLSQPGLTTGQLLEHYRGTKEAATLEKLSMWDDIADKDIAEKTFTDSLNHMFDSMLELRQEELIARERTHGLSSEERRELWMINQELAKK, from the coding sequence ATGGCCGGAAGAATCCCACGCGTTTTCATCAATGACCTGCTTGCCAGAACCGACATCGTCGATCTCATCGACGCGCGGGTAAAGCTAAAAAAGCAGGGCAAGAACTACCATGCGTGCTGCCCGTTCCATAACGAAAAAACCCCCTCCTTCACCGTAAACGGTGAAAAGCAGTTCTACCATTGCTTCGGCTGTGGCGCACACGGTAATGCCGTCGATTTTTTGATGAACTACGACAAGCTCGAGTTCGTTGAAACCGTCGAAGAGCTGGCGGCGATGCATAACCTTGAAGTGCCGTATGAAGCAGGCAGTGGGCCAAGTCAGATCGAGCGCCATCAACGGCAAACGCTGTATCAACTGATGGATGGCCTGAATTCGTTTTACCAACAGTCTCTTAAGCAATCTGCGGCTGAGCCTGCGCGTCAGTATCTGAACAAGCGCGGACTGAGCGACGATGTCATTGCGCGTTTCGCTATTGGTTACGCCCCGCCCGGCTGGGACAACGTGTTAAAGCGTTTTGGCGGCAATAGCGAAGATCGTAAGTCTCTCATCGATGCAGGCATGCTGGTCACCAACGACCAGGGACGAAGCTACGACCGCTTCCGCGAACGGGTAATGTTCCCGATCCGCGACAAGCGTGGCCGGGTAATTGGTTTTGGTGGTCGCGTGCTGGGTGATGCCCTGCCGAAATACCTCAACTCCCCGGAAACCGATATTTTCCATAAGGGCCGCCAGCTGTACGGCCTTTATGAGGCGCAGCAGAATAATGCGGAACCTCCGCGTCTTCTGGTCGTCGAAGGCTATATGGACGTCGTGGCACTGGCGCAGTACGACATCAACTACGCGGTTGCGTCGTTAGGGACGTCCACCACCGCCGATCATATTCAACTGCTGTTCCGGGTGACCAACAACGTCATCTGCTGTTACGACGGTGACCGCGCAGGACGCGACGCCGCCTGGCGTGCGCTGGAAACCGCGCTGCCGTATATGACCGACGGGCGTCAGCTACGCTTTATGTTTCTGCCCGACGGCGAAGACCCGGATACGCTGGTGCGTAAAGAGGGCAAAGCGGCGTTTGAAGCGCGGATGGAGCAGGCTCAGCCGCTCTCCACGTTTTTGTTTAACAGCCTGATGCCGCAGGTCGATTTGAGTACTCCTGACGGGCGCGCGCAGCTCAGTACGCTGGCGCTGCCGTTAATCAGCCAGGTGCCCGGCGAAACGCTGCGCATCTATCTGCGTCAGGAGTTAGGCAACAAGCTCGGCATTCTGGATGACAGCCAGCTTGAACGTTTAATGCCAAAACAGGCTGAAAACGGTGCGGTTCGCCCCGCGCCTCAGCTAAAACGCACAACCATGCGTATACTGATAGGGTTGCTGGTCCAAAACCCCGAGCTCGCACCGCAGGTGCCGTCGCTGGCGGGTTTAAACCACGAAAAATTGCCCGGGCTTGGCTTATTTTCAGAACTGGTCAACACGTGTTTGTCTCAGCCAGGTCTGACCACCGGACAACTTTTAGAGCATTATCGCGGCACAAAAGAGGCCGCTACCCTTGAAAAATTGTCGATGTGGGACGATATAGCAGATAAGGACATTGCAGAAAAAACGTTCACCGACTCACTCAACCATATGTTTGATTCGATGCTTGAGCTGCGCCAGGAAGAGTTGATAGCTCGCGAGCGCACACACGGTTTAAGCAGCGAAGAACGCCGGGAGCTCTGGATGATTAACCAGGAACTGGCGAAGAAATAA
- the rpsU gene encoding 30S ribosomal protein S21, which yields MPVIKVRENEPFDVALRRFKRSCEKAGVLAEVRRREFYEKPTTERKRAKASAVKRHAKKLARENARRTRLY from the coding sequence ATGCCGGTAATTAAAGTACGTGAAAACGAGCCGTTCGACGTAGCACTGCGTCGCTTCAAACGTTCATGCGAGAAAGCAGGTGTTCTGGCTGAAGTTCGTCGTCGTGAGTTTTATGAAAAACCAACGACCGAACGTAAGCGCGCTAAAGCTTCCGCTGTGAAACGTCACGCGAAGAAACTGGCTCGCGAAAACGCACGCCGTACTCGTCTGTACTAA
- the tsaD gene encoding tRNA (adenosine(37)-N6)-threonylcarbamoyltransferase complex transferase subunit TsaD — MRVLGIETSCDETGIAIYDDEKGLLANQLYSQVKLHADYGGVVPELASRDHVRKTVPLIQAALKEAGLTAKEIDAVAYTAGPGLVGALLVGATVGRSLAFAWDVPAIPVHHMEGHLLAPMLEENPPEFPFVALLVSGGHTQLISVTGIGKYELLGESIDDAAGEAFDKTAKLLGLDYPGGPMLSKMASQGTEGRFVFPRPMTDRPGLDFSFSGLKTFAANTIRNNDDSEQTRADIARAFEDAVVDTLMIKCKRALDQTGFKRLVMAGGVSANRTLRAKLAEMMQKRRGEVFYARPEFCTDNGAMIAYAGMVRLNAGATSDLSVSVRPRWPLAELPEA, encoded by the coding sequence ATGCGTGTACTGGGTATTGAAACATCCTGCGATGAAACCGGCATCGCCATTTACGACGACGAAAAAGGGCTTCTGGCCAACCAGCTGTATAGTCAGGTGAAATTGCACGCTGACTACGGCGGCGTCGTACCTGAACTGGCCTCTCGTGACCACGTGCGTAAAACGGTTCCCCTGATTCAGGCGGCGCTGAAAGAAGCGGGGTTAACGGCAAAAGAGATTGATGCAGTGGCGTATACCGCAGGCCCGGGCCTGGTCGGCGCGCTGCTGGTTGGCGCAACGGTTGGCCGTTCGCTGGCGTTTGCGTGGGATGTGCCGGCGATCCCGGTTCACCATATGGAAGGGCACCTTCTGGCACCGATGCTGGAAGAGAATCCGCCTGAATTCCCGTTTGTGGCGCTGCTGGTCTCCGGCGGCCATACGCAGCTGATTAGCGTAACGGGCATTGGCAAGTATGAGCTGCTGGGCGAGTCGATCGACGATGCCGCCGGTGAAGCCTTCGACAAAACCGCCAAGCTGCTGGGTCTGGATTACCCGGGCGGCCCGATGCTGTCTAAAATGGCGTCGCAGGGAACGGAAGGGCGCTTTGTCTTCCCGCGTCCGATGACCGACCGTCCGGGGCTGGATTTCAGCTTCTCCGGGCTGAAAACCTTCGCGGCGAATACGATTCGCAATAACGATGACAGCGAACAGACCCGCGCCGATATCGCCCGTGCGTTCGAAGATGCGGTGGTGGACACCCTGATGATCAAGTGCAAGCGCGCGCTGGATCAGACCGGCTTTAAGCGTCTGGTGATGGCGGGCGGCGTCAGCGCTAACCGCACGCTGCGCGCGAAGCTCGCCGAGATGATGCAAAAGCGTCGCGGGGAAGTGTTCTATGCCCGTCCGGAATTTTGTACCGATAACGGCGCGATGATCGCTTACGCCGGAATGGTGCGCCTGAACGCGGGCGCTACGTCCGACCTGAGCGTGTCCGTGCGTCCGCGCTGGCCGCTGGCGGAACTGCCGGAGGCGTAA
- a CDS encoding urease accessory protein UreF — translation MEHARQRLRLMQLSSSSLPVGSFTWSQGLEWAVEAGWVTDADAFKRWQIHQMEQSFFCVDLPLFIRLYQACEQSSLTNAKRWTAYLLACRETRELREEERNRGAAFTRLIKSWEPDCPPEWLPLFMQSQLCGMAWLGVRWGISARELALSLGYSWMESAVMAGVKLVPFGQQAAQQLIIDLSDHYAAGLEQAFLRSDDALGAATPLSAIASARHETQYSRLFRS, via the coding sequence ATGGAGCACGCCCGCCAGAGGCTGCGTCTGATGCAGCTCTCCAGCAGCAGCCTGCCGGTCGGGTCGTTTACCTGGTCGCAGGGGCTGGAGTGGGCCGTTGAGGCTGGCTGGGTCACCGATGCCGACGCGTTCAAACGCTGGCAAATCCACCAGATGGAGCAGAGCTTTTTCTGCGTCGACCTGCCGCTGTTTATCCGTCTTTATCAGGCCTGTGAGCAAAGCTCTCTTACAAATGCAAAACGCTGGACTGCATACCTTCTCGCCTGCCGGGAAACGCGCGAGCTGCGCGAAGAGGAGCGCAACCGTGGGGCGGCGTTTACGCGGCTGATTAAGAGCTGGGAACCTGACTGTCCGCCCGAATGGCTGCCGCTGTTTATGCAAAGCCAGCTCTGCGGCATGGCCTGGCTCGGCGTGCGCTGGGGCATTAGCGCGCGCGAGCTGGCGCTGAGCCTCGGCTACAGCTGGATGGAGAGCGCGGTGATGGCGGGCGTCAAGCTGGTGCCGTTTGGGCAACAGGCCGCGCAGCAGCTGATTATCGACCTGAGCGACCACTACGCCGCCGGGCTTGAACAGGCATTTTTGCGTAGCGACGACGCGCTGGGGGCAGCAACGCCGCTGTCCGCCATCGCCTCCGCGCGCCACGAAACCCAATATTCACGACTATTCCGTTCCTGA
- a CDS encoding HupE/UreJ family protein, with protein sequence MRKYLPLLLLAFSVPALAHPGHGTDSFQAGFLHPLTGLDHLLMLTGAGVLSALSGRKLLLPFATLGMMLVGAIAGSLLGSFSGMEMLIIASLAVSGVMMFKTENRLLLAVPALAMFHGWAHGVEMSGHSFWLFTSGFMLASATVLCASFAAGLLLRRHDGLRKTFGGGLIVSALLALMS encoded by the coding sequence ATGCGCAAGTATTTACCGCTGTTACTGCTGGCTTTTTCCGTTCCCGCGCTCGCGCATCCCGGCCACGGCACCGACAGCTTTCAGGCCGGTTTTCTCCACCCGCTGACCGGGCTCGATCACCTGCTGATGCTCACCGGTGCGGGCGTGCTCTCGGCGCTGAGCGGCCGCAAACTCCTGCTGCCGTTTGCCACCCTCGGGATGATGCTTGTCGGCGCCATTGCGGGCAGCCTGCTCGGCAGCTTCAGCGGTATGGAGATGCTGATTATCGCCTCGCTGGCGGTATCCGGCGTGATGATGTTTAAAACTGAAAACCGTCTGCTGCTGGCGGTACCTGCCCTGGCGATGTTCCACGGCTGGGCGCACGGCGTGGAGATGTCCGGCCACAGCTTCTGGCTCTTCACCAGCGGCTTTATGCTCGCCAGCGCCACGGTGCTGTGCGCCAGCTTTGCCGCGGGGCTGCTGCTGCGCCGTCACGACGGCCTGCGTAAAACCTTCGGCGGCGGGCTGATCGTCTCTGCCCTGCTGGCGCTGATGAGCTGA
- the ureE gene encoding urease accessory protein UreE, producing MIYLTQRLDHAHPITASVTLPIDVRVKSRARVSLNDGREAGLMLPRGLLLRGGDLLTTDDGSEVIEVIAAPESVSVVRCADPFLLARACYHLGNRHVPLQIMPGELRYHHDHVLDDMLRQFGLEVAYASLPFEPEAGAYTSDAHSHSHSHAHSH from the coding sequence ATGATCTATTTAACCCAACGCCTGGACCATGCGCATCCGATTACCGCCAGCGTCACGCTGCCGATTGACGTGCGGGTGAAAAGCCGCGCCCGCGTATCGCTGAACGACGGCCGCGAAGCAGGGCTGATGCTGCCGCGCGGCCTGCTGCTGCGCGGGGGCGACCTGCTGACTACCGACGACGGCAGCGAGGTCATCGAAGTGATCGCCGCCCCGGAGTCAGTTTCCGTGGTGCGCTGCGCCGATCCGTTCCTGCTCGCCCGCGCCTGCTATCACCTGGGCAACCGCCACGTGCCGCTGCAAATCATGCCCGGCGAGCTGCGCTATCACCACGACCACGTTCTCGACGACATGCTGCGCCAGTTCGGGCTGGAAGTGGCCTACGCCAGCCTGCCGTTTGAACCGGAAGCGGGCGCTTACACCAGCGATGCCCACAGCCACAGCCATTCTCACGCTCATTCACATTAA
- the ureC gene encoding urease subunit alpha → MADISRQAYADMFGPTTGDKVRLADSELWIEVEDDLTVYGEEVKFGGGKVIRDGMGQGQMTADGCVDLVLTNALIVDHWGIVKADIGVKNGRIFAVGKAGNPDIQPGVTIPIGAATEVIAAEGKIVTAGGIDTHIHWICPQQAEEALVSGVTTMIGGGTGPAAGTNATTCTPGPWYIARMLQAADTLPVNIGLLGKGNGSNPDALREQIAAGAIGLKIHEDWGATPAAINCSLEVADEMDIQVALHSDTLNESGFVEDTLAAIAGRTIHTFHTEGAGGGHAPDIITACAHPNILPSSTNPTLPYTVNTIDEHLDMLMVCHHLDPDIAEDVAFAESRIRRETIAAEDVLHDIGAFSLTSSDSQAMGRVGEVIIRTWQVAHRMKVQRGALPEETGENDNFRVKRYVAKYTINPALTHGIAHEVGSIEAGKLADLVVWSPAFFGVKPATIVKGGMIACAPMGDINASIPTPQPVHYRPMFGALGAARHATRLTFISQAASANGIPQQLNLQSATAVVKGCRTVKKADMIHNGLQPNITVDSQTYEVRVDGELITSEPADVLPMAQRYFLF, encoded by the coding sequence ATGGCTGATATTTCACGCCAGGCGTATGCCGATATGTTCGGCCCCACCACCGGAGATAAAGTGCGGCTAGCCGACAGCGAGCTGTGGATCGAAGTGGAAGACGATCTCACGGTCTACGGCGAAGAGGTCAAATTCGGCGGCGGAAAGGTGATCCGCGACGGTATGGGCCAGGGGCAGATGACCGCTGACGGCTGCGTGGATCTGGTTCTCACCAACGCGCTGATCGTCGATCACTGGGGGATCGTAAAAGCCGATATTGGCGTCAAGAACGGGCGGATCTTCGCCGTTGGCAAAGCCGGAAATCCGGACATTCAGCCCGGCGTGACGATCCCGATTGGCGCGGCAACGGAGGTGATTGCCGCCGAGGGGAAGATCGTCACCGCTGGCGGGATCGACACCCACATCCACTGGATCTGCCCGCAGCAGGCGGAAGAGGCGCTGGTCTCCGGCGTCACCACCATGATCGGCGGCGGCACCGGACCGGCGGCGGGCACCAACGCCACCACCTGTACGCCGGGGCCGTGGTATATCGCCCGCATGCTGCAGGCTGCCGATACGCTGCCGGTGAATATCGGCCTGCTCGGCAAGGGTAACGGCTCCAACCCGGACGCCCTGCGCGAGCAGATTGCCGCGGGCGCCATCGGGCTGAAGATCCACGAAGACTGGGGAGCGACGCCTGCGGCGATCAACTGCTCGCTGGAGGTGGCAGACGAGATGGATATTCAGGTGGCGCTGCACAGCGACACGCTGAACGAGTCCGGTTTTGTCGAAGACACGCTGGCGGCTATCGCCGGGCGCACCATCCACACCTTCCACACCGAAGGCGCGGGCGGCGGCCACGCGCCGGATATCATCACCGCCTGCGCGCACCCGAATATTCTGCCCTCTTCCACCAATCCGACCTTGCCCTACACGGTAAACACCATCGACGAGCATCTCGACATGCTGATGGTGTGCCATCACCTCGATCCGGATATCGCCGAGGACGTGGCGTTTGCCGAATCCCGCATTCGCCGGGAGACCATCGCCGCGGAAGACGTGCTGCACGACATCGGCGCGTTCTCGCTCACCTCGTCAGATTCGCAGGCCATGGGCCGCGTCGGGGAAGTGATTATCCGCACCTGGCAGGTCGCGCACCGCATGAAGGTCCAGCGCGGCGCGCTGCCGGAAGAGACCGGCGAGAACGACAACTTCCGCGTAAAGCGCTACGTCGCTAAATACACCATCAACCCGGCGCTCACGCACGGCATCGCCCACGAAGTCGGTTCGATTGAGGCGGGCAAGCTGGCGGATCTGGTGGTCTGGTCCCCGGCGTTCTTCGGCGTGAAGCCTGCCACCATCGTCAAGGGCGGAATGATCGCCTGCGCGCCGATGGGCGATATCAACGCCTCGATCCCCACGCCGCAGCCGGTGCATTATCGCCCGATGTTTGGCGCGCTGGGCGCCGCGCGCCACGCCACCCGGCTGACGTTTATCTCGCAGGCCGCCAGTGCGAACGGCATCCCGCAGCAGCTCAACCTGCAGAGCGCCACCGCGGTGGTGAAAGGCTGCCGAACGGTGAAAAAGGCGGACATGATCCACAACGGCCTGCAGCCAAATATCACCGTCGATTCGCAAACCTACGAGGTGCGCGTCGACGGTGAACTGATAACCAGCGAACCGGCTGACGTTCTGCCGATGGCGCAACGCTATTTCCTGTTTTGA
- a CDS encoding urease subunit beta codes for MIPGEYQIQPGTIALNVGRETQRVVVENHGDRPIQVGSHYHFYEVNPALKFDREATKGFRLNIPAGTAVRFEPGQKREVTLVQVTGAQRIFGFRGEVMGEVKHG; via the coding sequence ATGATCCCAGGTGAATACCAGATCCAGCCCGGAACGATTGCCCTCAACGTCGGGCGTGAAACCCAACGCGTGGTTGTCGAAAATCACGGCGACAGGCCGATCCAGGTCGGATCGCACTATCACTTTTACGAGGTCAACCCGGCGCTGAAGTTCGATCGGGAAGCCACCAAAGGCTTCCGACTGAACATCCCGGCGGGCACCGCCGTGCGCTTCGAGCCCGGCCAGAAGCGGGAAGTGACGCTGGTTCAGGTCACGGGGGCGCAGCGCATTTTCGGTTTTCGCGGTGAGGTAATGGGCGAGGTGAAACATGGCTGA
- a CDS encoding urease subunit gamma gives MELTPREKDKLLLFTAALVAERRLARGVKLNYPESVALISAFIMEGARDGETVASLMEAGRHVLRRDQVMEGVPEMIPDIQVEATFPDGSKLVTVHNPIV, from the coding sequence ATGGAACTGACCCCCAGAGAAAAAGACAAGCTGTTGCTGTTCACCGCCGCGCTGGTTGCCGAACGCCGCCTTGCGCGCGGGGTAAAGCTCAATTACCCGGAATCGGTCGCGCTGATCAGCGCCTTCATTATGGAAGGCGCGCGCGATGGCGAAACCGTCGCCTCGCTGATGGAAGCGGGCCGCCACGTCCTGAGGCGCGACCAGGTCATGGAGGGCGTCCCGGAGATGATCCCGGATATTCAGGTCGAAGCCACCTTCCCGGACGGATCGAAGCTCGTCACCGTCCACAACCCGATCGTCTAA
- a CDS encoding urease accessory protein UreD gives MLAAQVTDNTYKGWQASLALQFCHTPEKTLLHSAHHVGPLTVQRPFYPEGETCHLYLLHPPGGIVGGDTLDISVRLDAKSHVLITMPGASKFYRSSGPQARLSQHFYLDENSTLEWLPQDTIIFPGANAALRSVFHLKASSTLLAWELYCLGRPVIGETFSHGALESRLEVWVDDEPRLIERQHLSDGDLTPVAGRPWLGTLLFYPAKEEHLDTVRERLAPLENYAGATLTDDLLSVRFLSDDNLICQRVMRDIWQSLRPLLTTKPACSPRIWQT, from the coding sequence ATGTTAGCAGCTCAGGTCACTGATAATACGTATAAAGGCTGGCAGGCATCGCTTGCCCTGCAGTTTTGTCACACCCCTGAGAAAACCCTCCTGCACTCCGCCCACCACGTCGGGCCGCTTACCGTTCAGCGTCCGTTTTACCCCGAAGGCGAAACCTGCCATCTTTACCTTCTGCACCCGCCCGGCGGGATTGTGGGCGGCGATACGCTGGACATTTCTGTTCGGCTGGACGCCAAAAGCCATGTGCTTATCACCATGCCCGGCGCCAGCAAGTTCTATCGCAGCAGCGGCCCGCAGGCTCGTCTGAGCCAGCATTTTTATCTTGATGAAAATTCCACGCTGGAGTGGCTGCCGCAGGACACCATTATCTTCCCCGGCGCGAATGCCGCGCTGCGCTCCGTTTTTCACCTGAAGGCCTCCAGCACGCTGCTGGCGTGGGAGCTGTACTGCCTGGGGCGCCCGGTGATCGGTGAGACCTTCAGCCACGGCGCGCTGGAGAGCCGCCTGGAGGTGTGGGTAGATGACGAGCCGCGCCTGATTGAGCGTCAGCATCTTAGCGACGGCGATCTCACGCCCGTCGCCGGACGTCCGTGGCTCGGCACGCTGCTGTTCTATCCGGCCAAAGAAGAACATCTCGACACGGTTCGCGAACGGCTCGCGCCGCTGGAAAATTATGCGGGTGCAACGCTCACTGACGATCTGCTGTCGGTGCGTTTTCTCTCCGACGACAACCTGATTTGCCAGCGGGTGATGCGCGATATCTGGCAGTCGCTTCGCCCGCTTCTCACCACCAAACCCGCCTGTTCGCCGCGTATCTGGCAGACATAA